From one Formosa sediminum genomic stretch:
- a CDS encoding acetyl-CoA carboxylase biotin carboxylase subunit encodes MKKILVANRGEIALRIMKTVKKMGIKTVAIYSIADRESPHVTYADEAVCIGEALSSKSYLVGEKIIKIAKALQVDAIHPGYGFLSENAGFVKKVEANNIIFIGPKSESILIMGNKIAAKEAVKHYNIPMVPGTPEAITDVKAATLIAKKIGFPVLIKASAGGGGKGMRIVDNEEEFESQMHRAISEATHAFGDGAVFIEKYIASPRHIEIQILADCLGHTVHLFERECSIQRRHQKVIEEAPSSILTPALRDTMGEAAIRVAKACNYIGAGTVEFLLDNNNRFYFLEMNTRLQVEHPVTECITGLDLVEQQIKIARGESLNLIQADLEIKGHAFELRVYAEDPFNEFLPSIGKINVYKIPKVPGIRVDNGVFEGADVSIYYDPLLSKLITYGNTRQEAILTMLNAIKAYHIEGVSTTLSFGKFVFEHAAFKAGNFNTNFIKTYFNPKILQEKTEREARLAALIALKQYQKDLNQIRLPNN; translated from the coding sequence ATGAAAAAAATACTTGTTGCTAATCGGGGCGAAATTGCCTTACGTATTATGAAAACGGTTAAAAAAATGGGAATTAAAACAGTAGCCATTTATTCTATAGCCGATAGAGAATCTCCACACGTTACCTATGCAGATGAAGCAGTTTGTATTGGCGAGGCACTATCTAGTAAATCTTATTTAGTAGGAGAAAAAATTATTAAAATAGCAAAAGCACTTCAAGTAGATGCTATACATCCAGGATATGGATTTTTAAGTGAAAATGCAGGTTTTGTTAAAAAAGTTGAAGCAAATAATATAATTTTTATAGGTCCAAAATCTGAATCTATTCTAATTATGGGAAATAAAATAGCAGCTAAAGAAGCTGTTAAACATTATAATATCCCCATGGTTCCTGGTACTCCAGAAGCAATTACAGATGTTAAAGCGGCGACTTTAATAGCTAAAAAAATAGGTTTTCCTGTACTTATAAAAGCTTCTGCCGGTGGTGGTGGAAAAGGCATGCGTATAGTTGATAATGAAGAAGAATTTGAATCGCAAATGCATAGAGCGATAAGTGAAGCCACACATGCTTTTGGAGATGGTGCTGTATTTATTGAAAAATATATAGCTTCTCCTAGACATATAGAGATTCAAATTTTAGCAGATTGTTTGGGGCATACTGTACATTTGTTTGAACGCGAATGCAGTATACAACGTCGTCATCAAAAAGTTATTGAAGAAGCACCTTCCTCTATACTTACTCCTGCCCTACGTGATACAATGGGTGAAGCTGCAATTAGGGTTGCAAAAGCGTGTAACTATATTGGTGCAGGAACAGTAGAGTTTTTATTAGATAACAATAATAGGTTTTATTTTTTAGAAATGAACACCCGTTTACAAGTAGAACATCCCGTTACCGAATGTATTACTGGTTTAGATCTTGTAGAACAACAAATAAAAATTGCCAGAGGGGAATCTTTAAACCTTATTCAAGCTGATTTAGAGATTAAAGGCCATGCTTTTGAGTTACGGGTATATGCAGAAGATCCTTTTAACGAATTTTTACCTAGTATAGGTAAAATTAATGTTTATAAAATTCCAAAAGTTCCCGGTATTCGTGTAGATAATGGTGTGTTTGAAGGTGCAGATGTTTCGATATATTACGATCCTCTATTATCAAAATTAATCACTTACGGTAATACACGTCAAGAGGCTATTTTAACAATGCTAAATGCAATTAAAGCTTATCATATTGAAGGTGTTAGTACCACACTAAGTTTTGGGAAATTTGTCTTTGAACATGCTGCATTTAAAGCAGGTAACTTCAATACCAATTTTATAAAGACTTACTTTAATCCTAAAATTTTACAAGAAAAAACTGAACGAGAGGCTAGACTTGCCGCTCTCATTGCTTTAAAACAATATCAAAAAGATCTAAATCAGATCAGATTGCCTAATAATTAA
- a CDS encoding acetyl-CoA carboxylase biotin carboxyl carrier protein subunit produces the protein MSKSTKVTVNDLHHFNLTLEHVEQLDAVQTKPNHFHIIQDYISYDAEISKSDVLDKSYTVILNNTTFFVKISNDLDVLIETMGFHTANFKTIDLIKAPMPGLILDLLVKEGDTVKVNDPLLVLEAMKMENSILSPREGVIKSIKIKKDLTVNKGDVLIEFK, from the coding sequence ATGAGTAAATCTACCAAAGTTACCGTAAACGATTTGCATCATTTTAACCTCACATTAGAACATGTAGAGCAATTAGATGCTGTGCAAACCAAACCTAATCACTTTCATATTATTCAAGATTATATCTCTTATGATGCAGAAATTTCTAAATCAGATGTCTTAGATAAATCTTATACAGTAATCCTTAATAACACCACATTTTTTGTAAAAATTTCAAACGATTTAGACGTGTTAATAGAAACCATGGGATTTCATACTGCCAACTTTAAAACTATAGATTTAATTAAAGCGCCTATGCCAGGATTAATTCTAGATCTTCTAGTAAAAGAAGGCGATACGGTTAAAGTTAACGATCCCTTATTAGTTTTAGAAGCTATGAAAATGGAAAACAGTATACTTTCTCCTAGAGAAGGAGTTATTAAATCCATTAAAATAAAAAAAGATCTCACAGTTAATAAAGGCGATGTATTAATAGAATTTAAATAA
- a CDS encoding serine hydrolase: MKNKLVLIVTVCICTAFTTLTDYPIDGYEYTGIKRLKRLELIKSGEIVEKQTLPEGAFKSYLDISLNLKDKAADSLDVFFKDSPEFQNAINNLFKGLDKSYSLTVLDITNPNAIKYAHRNETAGYQPGSVGKLAVLLGLFDQLAKIYPNNYEKRVQLLKTKVVKAGVWGLTDEHTIPIYNIETKKLIKRQVIASDEFSLFEWADHMLSVSNNGAASIVWREVLLMQAFGAAYPEMTDEEALTYFKTTDKKVLTDLGNTVVNLPLRNLGISADEWRLGSFFTKGANTYVGDKGGSIGTPLGVMKFLIQLEQGKVIDEKSSLEMKRLMYMTDRRIRYAQAPALKDAAVYFKSGSLYKCDRSKGEACGKYMGNVQNFMNSVAIVEHPDKTTYMVVLMTNVLRKNSATDHMNLATNIDKLIRQ, encoded by the coding sequence ATGAAAAATAAACTTGTATTAATTGTAACCGTATGTATATGTACTGCGTTTACCACGTTAACAGATTACCCTATAGATGGTTATGAATACACAGGTATTAAAAGATTAAAACGTTTAGAACTTATAAAAAGTGGAGAAATTGTTGAAAAACAAACCTTACCCGAAGGTGCTTTTAAATCGTATTTAGATATATCGTTAAATTTAAAAGATAAAGCTGCAGATAGTTTAGATGTCTTTTTTAAAGACAGTCCAGAATTTCAAAATGCAATAAATAATTTATTTAAAGGTTTAGATAAAAGTTATTCATTGACAGTATTAGATATCACCAACCCTAATGCTATTAAATATGCACACCGAAATGAAACTGCTGGTTATCAACCTGGAAGTGTTGGCAAATTGGCTGTTTTACTCGGTTTATTTGATCAGCTTGCTAAAATTTATCCAAATAATTACGAGAAACGGGTTCAATTATTAAAAACAAAAGTTGTTAAAGCTGGCGTTTGGGGTCTAACAGATGAACATACTATACCTATTTATAATATTGAAACTAAAAAACTAATAAAACGTCAGGTTATTGCTAGTGATGAATTTTCGTTATTTGAGTGGGCAGATCACATGCTTTCTGTAAGTAATAATGGAGCTGCAAGTATTGTATGGAGAGAAGTTTTATTAATGCAGGCATTTGGCGCTGCTTATCCAGAAATGACAGATGAAGAGGCCTTAACTTATTTTAAAACTACAGACAAAAAAGTATTGACAGATTTAGGAAATACGGTTGTCAATTTACCTCTTAGAAATCTAGGTATTTCCGCGGATGAATGGCGTTTAGGCAGTTTCTTTACTAAAGGAGCAAACACCTATGTAGGCGATAAAGGTGGTAGTATAGGCACTCCATTAGGAGTTATGAAATTTTTAATTCAATTAGAGCAGGGTAAAGTAATAGATGAAAAATCGAGTTTAGAAATGAAACGTTTAATGTACATGACAGATAGACGTATAAGATATGCTCAAGCTCCTGCTTTAAAAGATGCTGCTGTATATTTTAAATCTGGTAGTTTGTATAAATGTGATAGGAGTAAAGGTGAAGCATGTGGTAAATATATGGGAAATGTACAAAACTTTATGAATTCTGTTGCTATTGTAGAACACCCGGATAAAACGACATATATGGTTGTTTTAATGACCAATGTGTTACGAAAAAATTCGGCTACAGATCATATGAATTTAGCTACAAATATTGATAAATTAATTAGGCAATAA
- a CDS encoding acyl-CoA carboxylase subunit beta, whose protein sequence is MDSKTNILTDKLAKAYLGGGTHRITQQHAKHKLTARERIDYLLDSGSFEEIGILVTHRSTDFGMEKELYFGDGVVTGYGNIKGRLVYIFAQDFTVFGGSLSETHAEKICKIMDLALKVGAPLIGLNDSGGARIQEGVKSLGGYADIFHRNVKASGIIPQISAIMGPCAGGAVYSPAITDFTLMVEHSSYMFVTGPNVVKTVTNEAVSSEALGGAHTHATKSGVAHITAINDVECLDQIINLLSYLPQNNTKTTTKLSYNLQDEIREELTAIVPDNANKPYDMRRIIYGIIDLDSFFEIHKEYAENIIVGFARLGGKSIGIVANQPLCLAGVLDVNSSKKAARFVRFCDSFNIPILVLVDVPGFLPGTDQEWNGIISNGAKLLYALSEATVPRITVITRKAYGGAYDVMNSKHIGADMNFAWPTAEIAVMGAKGASEIIFKKEIKNADNPIAKLAEKEFEYASAFANPYRAAQRGFIDEIILPKDTRRKLIKAFCMLEDKSVELPKRKHGNIPL, encoded by the coding sequence ATGGATTCTAAAACAAACATACTTACAGATAAATTAGCAAAAGCATATTTAGGAGGCGGAACACATCGTATTACACAACAACATGCTAAACATAAACTAACAGCAAGAGAGCGTATAGATTATTTATTAGATTCTGGATCTTTTGAAGAGATAGGCATACTAGTTACGCATCGGTCTACAGATTTTGGTATGGAAAAAGAACTCTATTTTGGAGATGGTGTGGTTACCGGTTACGGAAATATTAAAGGAAGATTAGTTTATATTTTTGCTCAGGATTTTACGGTTTTTGGCGGATCACTTTCCGAAACTCACGCTGAAAAAATATGTAAAATTATGGATCTTGCCCTAAAAGTTGGAGCACCTTTAATTGGTTTAAACGATTCTGGAGGGGCACGCATACAAGAAGGTGTTAAATCGCTTGGTGGATATGCAGATATTTTTCATAGAAACGTAAAAGCTTCTGGAATTATCCCTCAAATATCAGCTATTATGGGGCCTTGTGCTGGAGGAGCTGTTTATTCTCCTGCCATTACAGATTTTACATTAATGGTTGAACATAGCAGTTATATGTTTGTAACCGGCCCAAATGTTGTTAAAACGGTAACCAATGAAGCTGTAAGCTCAGAAGCATTAGGAGGTGCACATACACATGCAACTAAATCTGGAGTAGCACATATTACAGCTATTAATGATGTAGAATGTTTAGATCAGATTATCAATCTATTGTCGTATTTACCGCAAAATAATACCAAAACAACAACTAAATTGTCCTATAATTTACAAGATGAAATCCGAGAAGAATTAACCGCTATAGTTCCTGATAATGCTAATAAACCTTACGATATGAGACGCATTATTTATGGCATTATAGATCTAGATTCTTTTTTTGAAATCCATAAAGAATATGCAGAAAACATTATTGTAGGTTTTGCCCGATTGGGAGGAAAAAGCATTGGTATTGTTGCCAATCAGCCATTGTGTCTAGCAGGAGTTTTAGATGTAAATAGTTCAAAAAAAGCAGCTCGTTTTGTAAGATTTTGCGATAGTTTTAATATTCCTATTTTAGTTTTAGTAGATGTTCCGGGGTTTTTACCAGGAACAGATCAAGAATGGAATGGTATTATATCTAACGGCGCGAAATTATTGTATGCTTTAAGCGAAGCTACAGTACCGCGTATAACTGTTATAACAAGAAAAGCATACGGAGGTGCTTACGATGTTATGAATTCGAAACATATAGGCGCAGATATGAATTTTGCTTGGCCCACCGCAGAAATTGCTGTTATGGGAGCTAAAGGTGCTAGCGAAATTATCTTTAAAAAAGAAATTAAAAATGCAGATAATCCCATAGCAAAACTAGCAGAAAAAGAATTCGAATACGCCTCTGCTTTTGCAAATCCTTATCGTGCTGCACAACGCGGATTTATTGATGAAATTATACTGCCAAAAGACACCCGTAGAAAATTAATAAAAGCATTCTGTATGTTAGAAGATAAATCGGTGGAATTACCTAAACGAAAACATGGTAATATTCCGTTATAA
- a CDS encoding 3'-5' exonuclease, protein MKWLFNKNENSYPDYWTRYNACFLDAKPIDINTATYVVLDTETTGFNYDKDKILCIGAVKIIDGSIDISTAFEIYIKQDYFDEDSVKIHGIIKNERIETVSEEEAVVMFLEYIEDAILVAHHAFYDITMINKALQRLELPKLKNSVVDTMFIYKATRTNSTTIDAKKKYTLDELAENYDIDLSDRHNAAGDALITALAFIKAVSFLVKNKNYTLKELLTHK, encoded by the coding sequence ATGAAATGGCTTTTTAATAAAAATGAGAACTCGTATCCTGACTATTGGACGCGTTATAATGCTTGTTTTTTAGATGCTAAGCCAATAGATATAAATACAGCTACATATGTTGTTCTAGATACAGAAACTACAGGTTTTAATTACGACAAAGATAAAATTCTTTGTATAGGAGCCGTTAAAATTATTGACGGAAGTATAGATATTAGCACGGCTTTTGAAATCTACATTAAACAAGATTATTTTGATGAAGATAGTGTTAAAATTCACGGCATAATCAAAAATGAAAGAATAGAAACGGTCTCTGAAGAAGAGGCCGTTGTTATGTTCTTAGAATATATAGAAGATGCCATTTTAGTCGCCCATCATGCCTTCTACGATATTACCATGATAAATAAAGCTCTGCAACGTTTAGAGCTTCCAAAATTAAAAAACAGTGTAGTAGATACGATGTTTATTTACAAAGCAACTCGTACCAACTCAACTACTATAGATGCAAAGAAAAAGTATACTCTAGACGAATTAGCAGAAAATTATGATATCGATTTAAGCGATAGACATAATGCTGCTGGAGATGCTTTAATTACAGCACTTGCTTTTATAAAAGCTGTTTCTTTTTTAGTTAAAAATAAAAATTACACATTAAAAGAGTTATTAACTCATAAATAA
- a CDS encoding Npt1/Npt2 family nucleotide transporter, whose amino-acid sequence MSFKKTLKHHVLKVFDIKEEELKKTLLLQLNIFILITTLLIVKPTINSLFLSELSSDALPLAYVFTAVLAIIGSYFYDKALEKFQLNIIIDKTLIGSIISLIVFGIGFNFNLITGFLLYIPYVWVAIFGLLTASQFWILANLVYNVREAKRVFGFIGAGAIAGGIFGGYLTSVLTTFMNSQNLLFVAALLLILCIAITRYIWRTEVEKLNPFQVSIRSNPKSDSPFKLIKHSKLLSLIALVIGLSALIAKLVDYQYSDYAFRLIDDQDDLTSFFGFWLSTLSVISLLIQLFLTKRIVGTFGVGKSLLWLPSGILIGSILLLVIPQLWVVVFIKIIDGSLKQSVNKSATELLSIPIPIDIKKKTKTFTDVVVDSIATGIAGFILIFFINGLDLSSTYISIIIIALILVWLTLIYYLRQEYIIAFKNLLDLSQTKKTKLVKQDIKVTSIIDSVIRVFNSGTENQIINMLTKTLEVKDERFFYGIKNILHHTSPRVKTLAIDNLYYLKTENLSTEIEEMVHDRNQNVTTSAFRYLLKHYQKNKVELFEKYINSDDYTISNAALLGLSLELRNNPILQYKFSLEQKIDNALSKYSNLTDEALKKEIISVILESIGNAKLSTYYFIINTQLQANDIDIVRVAIRSASKTLNSEFITPIITHLSVKDTRPCAINALYAYGEPVIDVLFDKIINETIDFEDAIYTVLAIEKFKSQKAINTLMLLINDTEHAVKIEAIEALKRLKWKYPNLKIKDDYIVHQILDECQLYQNTLAVIHTQIVLQYKKKATATETKEENEARIGLIHVLEQRLDRQLQRIFRFLGIKYPPQDVDPILNTIMNGKEEQRVHAVEFLDNILNSQLKKELIPVAESVILTSNSEEKIKKLNLKVFSEAECYHELLKRKDVKLKFAVLYLIEKSNPLKYKVLLETVLTQETNAKLIANIKNILSLLPN is encoded by the coding sequence ATGTCTTTTAAAAAAACTCTTAAACACCATGTCTTAAAAGTTTTTGATATTAAAGAAGAAGAACTAAAAAAGACACTTCTTCTTCAGTTAAATATTTTTATTTTAATTACTACGCTATTAATTGTAAAACCAACAATTAATTCCCTGTTCTTATCCGAATTATCTTCAGATGCACTGCCATTAGCCTATGTTTTTACTGCTGTTTTGGCTATTATTGGTTCTTATTTTTACGATAAAGCTCTAGAAAAATTTCAATTAAATATAATAATTGACAAGACTTTAATAGGATCTATTATTTCATTAATAGTTTTCGGAATCGGATTTAATTTCAATTTAATTACAGGATTTTTATTATATATTCCTTACGTTTGGGTAGCCATTTTTGGACTATTAACAGCCTCTCAATTTTGGATATTAGCTAATCTTGTATACAATGTTAGAGAAGCAAAACGTGTGTTTGGATTTATTGGAGCAGGCGCAATTGCTGGAGGTATTTTTGGAGGCTATTTAACCTCTGTTCTTACCACATTCATGAATTCGCAAAATTTACTTTTTGTAGCAGCACTACTCTTAATTCTATGCATTGCTATAACACGTTATATATGGCGAACAGAAGTTGAAAAACTAAATCCATTTCAAGTTTCAATTAGAAGTAATCCTAAAAGCGATTCACCTTTTAAACTAATTAAACATTCTAAACTGTTAAGTTTAATAGCATTAGTTATTGGGCTTAGTGCTTTAATTGCAAAATTAGTAGATTACCAATATAGCGATTATGCATTTAGGCTTATTGACGATCAAGATGATTTAACCTCTTTTTTTGGATTTTGGCTTTCCACTTTAAGTGTAATTTCTTTACTTATTCAGCTGTTTTTAACCAAACGTATTGTAGGAACTTTTGGGGTAGGAAAATCATTATTGTGGTTGCCTTCAGGTATTTTAATAGGATCTATATTGCTATTAGTAATACCACAATTATGGGTAGTGGTTTTTATTAAAATTATAGATGGTAGTTTAAAACAATCGGTAAATAAATCAGCTACAGAGTTACTTTCAATTCCCATTCCTATAGACATTAAAAAAAAGACAAAAACATTTACGGATGTAGTGGTAGATAGTATTGCAACAGGTATTGCAGGTTTTATTTTAATATTTTTTATTAACGGCTTAGACTTATCATCAACCTATATCAGTATTATAATTATAGCCTTGATACTTGTATGGCTAACACTTATTTATTATTTAAGACAAGAGTATATTATAGCCTTTAAAAACTTGCTAGATCTGTCTCAAACTAAAAAAACAAAACTTGTAAAGCAAGACATTAAAGTAACTTCTATTATAGATTCTGTGATACGAGTGTTTAATAGTGGAACAGAAAACCAAATCATAAACATGCTTACTAAAACATTAGAAGTTAAAGATGAGCGTTTTTTTTATGGTATAAAAAATATTCTGCACCACACTTCTCCACGAGTAAAAACTTTGGCTATTGATAATTTATATTACTTAAAAACCGAGAATCTATCTACAGAAATTGAAGAGATGGTACATGATCGCAATCAAAATGTTACGACTTCTGCTTTTAGATACCTCTTAAAACATTATCAAAAAAACAAAGTAGAATTATTTGAAAAATATATTAATAGTGACGATTATACTATTAGTAATGCTGCGCTTTTAGGCCTTTCTTTAGAGTTAAGAAACAATCCTATACTTCAATATAAATTTAGTTTAGAACAAAAAATTGACAATGCACTTTCTAAATATTCCAACCTTACAGATGAAGCTCTGAAAAAGGAAATTATAAGCGTTATTCTAGAAAGTATTGGAAATGCTAAATTAAGTACATATTACTTTATTATAAATACCCAATTACAAGCCAACGATATAGACATTGTTAGAGTCGCTATACGAAGTGCTTCAAAAACATTAAATTCTGAATTTATAACTCCAATTATAACACATTTATCTGTTAAAGATACAAGACCTTGCGCTATAAATGCCTTATATGCTTATGGAGAACCTGTTATTGATGTATTATTTGATAAAATCATAAATGAAACTATAGATTTTGAAGATGCCATATATACCGTATTAGCTATTGAAAAATTTAAATCTCAAAAAGCAATTAATACATTAATGCTTTTAATTAATGATACAGAACATGCCGTGAAAATTGAAGCTATAGAAGCTTTAAAACGATTAAAATGGAAATATCCTAATCTAAAAATAAAAGACGACTATATTGTTCATCAAATCTTAGATGAATGTCAATTATATCAAAACACATTAGCAGTAATACATACTCAAATTGTACTTCAATATAAAAAGAAAGCTACTGCCACCGAAACAAAAGAAGAGAACGAAGCAAGAATAGGTTTAATTCATGTTTTAGAACAACGATTAGACCGACAGTTACAACGTATTTTTAGATTTTTAGGTATTAAGTATCCACCTCAAGATGTAGATCCTATTTTAAACACCATCATGAATGGTAAAGAAGAACAACGTGTACATGCAGTAGAATTTTTAGATAATATTTTAAATAGTCAACTTAAAAAAGAACTTATCCCTGTTGCAGAATCTGTTATATTAACGTCAAATTCAGAAGAAAAAATTAAAAAACTTAACCTAAAAGTTTTTAGTGAAGCCGAATGCTACCACGAATTATTAAAACGAAAAGATGTAAAGTTAAAATTTGCAGTCTTGTATCTTATAGAAAAATCTAACCCTTTAAAATATAAAGTTTTATTAGAAACAGTATTAACTCAGGAAACTAATGCAAAGTTAATAGCTAACATAAAAAACATTTTAAGCTTATTGCCTAATTAA
- a CDS encoding serine hydrolase produces MKTTLFVVFLITFSMCIEAQNGLPIQVDNSKIKPLNTLKNSTLQKNLEQQLNANPNWKKLIAQNKMSVGIVDLSNTNQVKYASVNGEYMMYAASLPKIAILLSAMDAIDKGELKETPEIKTDLRLMISKSDNAASTRMIDRLGYKKIESVMTDPKYMFYDEECGGGLWCGKRYGGGGNTNREPLKNLSHAATVDQVCRYYYLLAFGKLVNDKRSKQMLQIMGNPDLHHKFVSVIEKIAPQALLYRKSGSWKTYHSDSILVWGNDPNRRYILVALVDDEDGEQIIRNLVTPIETALKKYKTKTIALK; encoded by the coding sequence ATGAAAACAACATTGTTTGTAGTCTTCCTTATTACATTTAGCATGTGTATTGAAGCACAAAACGGCTTACCTATACAAGTAGACAATTCTAAGATAAAACCTTTAAATACACTTAAAAATTCAACATTACAAAAAAATTTAGAACAACAACTTAATGCAAATCCAAATTGGAAAAAACTTATAGCCCAAAACAAAATGTCTGTTGGTATAGTAGATTTAAGTAATACCAATCAGGTTAAATATGCTAGTGTTAATGGAGAATATATGATGTATGCTGCCAGTTTACCTAAAATAGCAATTTTATTGTCTGCTATGGATGCTATAGATAAAGGAGAACTTAAAGAAACGCCAGAAATTAAAACGGATTTAAGATTAATGATCAGTAAATCTGATAATGCAGCATCTACAAGAATGATTGATCGATTAGGGTATAAAAAAATAGAATCTGTGATGACAGATCCTAAATACATGTTTTATGATGAAGAATGTGGTGGCGGTTTATGGTGTGGTAAACGTTATGGTGGGGGTGGCAATACCAATCGAGAACCTTTAAAAAACTTAAGTCATGCTGCTACCGTAGATCAAGTGTGTAGATATTATTATTTACTAGCATTTGGTAAACTTGTTAACGATAAACGCTCTAAACAAATGTTACAAATTATGGGTAACCCAGATTTACATCATAAATTTGTAAGTGTTATTGAAAAAATTGCACCTCAGGCCTTGTTATACAGAAAATCTGGATCATGGAAAACCTATCATTCAGATTCTATTTTAGTATGGGGAAACGATCCAAACAGACGATATATTTTAGTCGCCTTGGTAGATGATGAAGATGGTGAACAAATTATTAGAAATCTTGTCACGCCTATTGAAACTGCATTAAAAAAATACAAAACTAAAACTATAGCGTTAAAATAA